The proteins below come from a single Iocasia fonsfrigidae genomic window:
- a CDS encoding FAD-dependent oxidoreductase, with the protein MSKNIIILGAGYGGITAAKKLNRLLKKNPNTTITLIDNNPYHTLLTEVHEVAGNRIDSERVKIGLNDIFNSTEVNIVKDKINDINFESKTLSSENFQYNYDYLILGTGSQPTHCGVKGADENTFTLWSIDDAEAINQHIKKCFQEARVIRDSQLRRELLTFAVCGGGFTGVEMLGELIEWLDELSAQYEIPRDEVNLYLCEGLDRILPSLDQKLADKAMDYLQKKAVNLKLGSFVDEVKENGLVFSNGDVLNCRTIVWNCGVMASDTATTLELKTDKRGRIEVNSYLQTIEYPEVYAIGDNAHTPWQDKKALPALVEAALQTGETAAHNIAADINGSKKEEIKAKLHGIMVSIGGKYALADLMGISLTSWPAMYMKHLVNMHYLFSLGGFKNGIGYILNYIKEQSSSKGLVAQSFDHFSREASSFLLAFLRIFLGFQWLISGLDKVHNGWLTAGDKLVAGASTSPIGPNALDWYVSFMEAVVFPNAYLFQVMITMGELALSASLILGILVPLGGIGSFFMTINFFLSGFYPQNVTLPWFLFSSIAVIGAGRSLSVDYYLLPWLRRIIWRKKRGKNKDLQLVMNPINND; encoded by the coding sequence ATGAGTAAAAATATTATAATTCTTGGGGCAGGTTATGGTGGAATAACCGCTGCTAAAAAACTAAATAGACTACTGAAAAAAAATCCCAATACCACTATAACCCTGATTGACAATAACCCTTACCATACCTTATTAACAGAAGTACACGAGGTCGCTGGGAATAGAATTGATAGTGAAAGAGTAAAGATTGGATTAAATGATATATTTAATTCAACAGAAGTTAATATAGTAAAAGATAAGATTAATGATATTAATTTTGAAAGCAAAACACTTAGCTCAGAAAATTTTCAATATAATTATGACTACCTTATTCTTGGTACCGGTAGTCAACCAACCCACTGTGGTGTAAAGGGTGCAGATGAAAACACCTTTACCCTCTGGTCTATAGATGATGCTGAAGCAATAAACCAGCACATTAAAAAATGTTTTCAGGAGGCCAGGGTTATTAGAGACTCCCAGTTAAGAAGGGAATTACTTACTTTTGCCGTCTGTGGTGGTGGATTTACAGGTGTAGAGATGCTTGGAGAATTAATAGAATGGCTTGATGAACTATCTGCTCAATACGAGATTCCTCGTGATGAGGTAAACTTATATCTCTGTGAGGGTCTCGACAGAATACTCCCTTCTTTAGATCAAAAATTGGCTGATAAGGCTATGGATTATCTGCAGAAAAAAGCTGTTAATCTTAAGCTGGGTTCCTTTGTAGATGAAGTAAAAGAAAATGGCCTGGTCTTTAGCAATGGTGATGTGCTTAACTGCCGAACAATAGTCTGGAATTGTGGTGTCATGGCTTCTGATACTGCCACTACCCTGGAATTAAAAACAGATAAAAGAGGCAGAATAGAGGTTAACAGTTATTTGCAAACAATAGAGTATCCTGAGGTATATGCTATTGGTGATAATGCCCATACCCCCTGGCAGGATAAAAAAGCACTTCCAGCCCTGGTAGAAGCTGCTTTACAGACAGGTGAAACAGCAGCCCATAATATTGCTGCAGATATTAATGGTTCTAAAAAGGAGGAGATCAAGGCTAAACTCCACGGTATAATGGTATCTATCGGAGGTAAATATGCTCTAGCTGACCTGATGGGTATTTCCTTGACCAGTTGGCCGGCAATGTATATGAAACACCTTGTAAATATGCATTACCTCTTTTCATTAGGTGGATTCAAAAATGGAATCGGCTATATCCTCAACTATATAAAAGAACAAAGCTCCAGTAAGGGACTAGTTGCCCAGAGTTTTGACCATTTCAGCCGGGAAGCATCTTCATTTCTACTGGCTTTCCTCCGCATATTCCTGGGATTTCAATGGCTCATCTCTGGACTTGACAAAGTTCATAATGGGTGGCTGACTGCCGGGGATAAACTGGTAGCCGGGGCATCAACCTCGCCTATTGGTCCTAATGCCCTGGACTGGTATGTAAGTTTTATGGAGGCAGTTGTCTTTCCCAATGCCTATTTATTTCAGGTAATGATTACTATGGGAGAACTAGCACTGTCAGCCTCATTAATTCTTGGCATCTTGGTCCCCTTAGGTGGTATCGGTTCATTCTTTATGACTATCAATTTCTTTTTATCAGGCTTTTATCCACAAAATGTTACTCTCCCCTGGTTCCTTTTCAGCTCAATAGCTGTGATCGGTGCTGGCAGATCACTTAGTGTTGATTACTATCTACTACCGTGGTTAAGAAGAATAATCTGGCGTAAAAAACGAGGTAAAAATAAAGACCTACAGCTGGTTATGAACCCTATCAACAATGATTAA
- a CDS encoding FMN-binding protein — protein sequence MIKKSMILLISLLLVAVLSFNILATEANYKDGHYLGFVANDHGDVVIEVIIKHGQIVDLNMINPFKLHYEYAEGKKAFLEYPYMVLENQSTQVDGITGATHSMHDYNEAVDMALAIAGGNYQGNKYYGLAEDFEHGHVIVEITVENKEITDARLVTANPELVDNEDGREKLMPAKAADYGSKPALEYFNSFPEKVVENQGEVDVLTGATHSGESYNEALDMALIQAGLK from the coding sequence ATGATAAAGAAGAGTATGATCTTGTTAATTAGTTTATTATTAGTAGCTGTTTTGTCCTTTAACATATTAGCTACTGAGGCTAATTATAAAGATGGTCATTATCTTGGTTTTGTTGCTAATGATCATGGTGATGTAGTTATCGAAGTCATTATTAAACACGGCCAGATTGTTGACCTTAATATGATTAACCCTTTCAAGCTTCACTATGAATATGCTGAGGGTAAAAAGGCTTTCTTAGAATACCCTTACATGGTTCTGGAAAATCAATCAACCCAAGTAGATGGTATTACTGGTGCTACACATAGTATGCATGATTACAATGAAGCAGTTGACATGGCACTAGCTATTGCCGGTGGAAACTATCAGGGTAATAAATACTATGGTTTAGCCGAAGATTTTGAACATGGTCATGTGATAGTTGAGATTACAGTAGAAAATAAAGAAATTACTGATGCCAGGCTGGTAACTGCTAACCCGGAATTAGTAGATAATGAAGACGGTCGTGAAAAACTAATGCCTGCTAAAGCTGCTGATTATGGTTCAAAACCTGCCCTTGAATATTTTAACAGTTTTCCAGAGAAAGTAGTTGAAAACCAGGGTGAGGTAGATGTCCTTACAGGGGCTACCCATAGTGGTGAAAGCTATAATGAAGCACTTGACATGGCTTTAATTCAGGCAGGCCTCAAGTAA
- a CDS encoding FAD:protein FMN transferase, with protein sequence MKVAKKIYIAVLLILVMMITFTACQNKRENGTHPKDATTFLMGTVVQMRVYGSNAQEVIDNSFTRLREIENEMSTTIVSSEISRINTHPGEDIKVNADTYRVLKKAVEYANLTNGKFNPAIGPLVKLWSIGTENARVPAEDEIKEALKLVNYQWIDLDDEQMTVMLEKQGMSLDLGAIAKGYAADEVRRIVKNSRVESAYVNLGGNVLVIGEKPDGTPWKVGIQDPRHNRGNVMASIDVRDKTLVTSGNYERYFEKDGVIYHHILDPDTGYPADSGLLSCTIITTDSFDADALSTSIFILGPAKGLELLEEIDGVEAMLITKDLGIILSSGIEGQVDILNDDFQLNGM encoded by the coding sequence ATGAAAGTGGCTAAAAAAATATATATTGCAGTATTATTAATATTAGTTATGATGATAACCTTTACAGCCTGTCAAAATAAAAGGGAGAATGGGACTCATCCAAAGGATGCGACAACATTTTTAATGGGTACAGTTGTTCAAATGAGGGTTTATGGTAGTAATGCCCAGGAAGTTATTGATAATAGTTTTACCAGATTAAGGGAGATTGAGAATGAAATGAGCACTACCATTGTTTCCAGTGAAATATCTAGAATAAATACTCATCCAGGAGAAGATATCAAGGTCAATGCTGATACATATAGGGTGCTTAAGAAGGCGGTTGAATATGCTAATTTAACAAACGGAAAGTTTAATCCGGCTATTGGTCCACTTGTAAAGTTGTGGAGTATTGGCACAGAGAATGCCCGGGTGCCTGCTGAAGATGAAATTAAAGAGGCCTTAAAACTAGTTAATTATCAATGGATTGACCTGGATGATGAGCAGATGACAGTTATGCTGGAAAAACAGGGGATGAGTCTTGACCTGGGTGCTATTGCCAAAGGTTATGCTGCTGATGAGGTTAGAAGGATTGTAAAAAATTCCAGGGTAGAGAGTGCTTATGTTAACCTGGGGGGAAATGTATTGGTAATTGGTGAAAAGCCTGATGGAACTCCCTGGAAGGTAGGTATACAGGATCCCCGTCATAATCGCGGTAATGTTATGGCCAGTATAGATGTAAGGGATAAAACATTAGTAACTTCAGGTAATTATGAGAGGTATTTTGAAAAGGATGGTGTTATCTACCATCATATTCTTGATCCGGATACAGGCTACCCGGCAGATAGTGGTCTTTTAAGCTGTACAATTATAACAACTGATTCCTTTGATGCAGATGCCCTGTCAACCAGTATTTTTATCCTTGGACCAGCAAAGGGGCTAGAACTACTTGAAGAGATTGATGGTGTTGAAGCAATGTTAATTACTAAGGATTTGGGGATAATACTATCAAGTGGAATTGAAGGTCAAGTTGATATTCTAAATGATGATTTCCAATTAAATGGGATGTGA
- a CDS encoding polyprenyl synthetase family protein, with the protein MTRFNDFRIELNNYMKKHCESRRDILNTAISDLINGGGKRLRPIMINIAASFGNYNKDKIIQLASGIELLHMATLVHDDIIDEGKLRRGRETAQHRFGKNIAVFVGDYLLAKSYILFSNNLSRKGLNSLNKTVRLICEGEIAQFQEKYNYHVTVRDYLKRIRRKTALLFGLSTYLGAYESGLRDNLLHHLYNFGLELGMSFQIQDDLLDFTGDEEKTGKKVGQDMAAGIYTLPVICLLEDGNYQKKAWQLLRQGDFTEGDIKQITKMVKESDSLNRSKTMGERFLTRAIKHLKSLPAGKPRDDLYYIIDWQSSREK; encoded by the coding sequence TTGACTAGATTCAATGATTTTCGAATAGAATTAAATAATTATATGAAAAAACACTGTGAATCCAGAAGGGATATATTAAACACAGCAATCAGTGATTTAATCAATGGTGGGGGAAAGAGGCTCCGGCCTATCATGATTAATATAGCTGCTAGTTTTGGCAATTATAATAAAGATAAGATAATACAGCTTGCCAGTGGTATTGAATTACTCCATATGGCTACCTTAGTACATGATGATATTATTGATGAAGGAAAACTAAGGAGAGGTCGGGAAACTGCTCAGCATAGATTTGGCAAAAATATTGCAGTCTTTGTGGGTGATTATCTCCTGGCGAAATCATATATTTTATTTTCTAATAATCTTTCCCGAAAGGGTTTAAACAGCTTAAATAAAACAGTGCGTCTTATCTGTGAAGGTGAGATAGCTCAATTCCAGGAAAAATATAATTATCATGTGACAGTAAGGGATTATTTAAAGAGGATCAGGCGAAAGACAGCTTTGCTTTTTGGGCTTAGTACCTATCTGGGGGCTTACGAAAGCGGCTTAAGGGATAATTTATTACATCATTTATATAATTTTGGTCTTGAATTAGGAATGTCCTTTCAAATTCAGGATGACCTCTTAGATTTTACTGGTGATGAAGAAAAAACAGGTAAAAAGGTAGGTCAGGATATGGCAGCTGGTATTTATACCTTACCTGTTATCTGTCTGCTGGAAGATGGTAATTATCAGAAAAAAGCATGGCAGCTGCTCAGGCAGGGTGATTTTACTGAGGGGGATATTAAGCAGATTACCAAGATGGTAAAGGAGAGCGATTCACTAAATAGGAGTAAGACTATGGGGGAACGTTTCCTTACCCGGGCAATAAAACATCTCAAATCTCTACCAGCCGGTAAGCCTAGAGATGATCTGTATTATATAATTGACTGGCAGTCCAGCAGAGAAAAATGA
- a CDS encoding NAD+ synthase — protein MKICLAQINPTVGDIDNNLKKIKGSIKKAGDGVDLIVFPEMVLSGYPPRDLLHKKQLIFKVNSAVEELIDFSRDYPQLGIIIGAPVETGKKAGKGLYNSGLLISNGSLLFKQHKSLLPTYDVFDETRYFDPAEEIATYLFKGERLGITICEDIWNDPDLWENRHYDLDPVDILVNKGASIIINISASPFQYDKDEIRTNILKNYVNKYEIPFVYLNQVGGNDELIFDGQSMIINKNGEMLGKLKAFADDLLSIELSRDIEQVDRPYTIQKKQDDKIASVEQALVLGIKDYFQKCGFKKAVIGLSGGIDSAVTLCLAAEALGADNILAVSMPGPYSSEGSVIDSRELAGNLGVDFKVISIKDIFESYKNTLSGYFADLPEDVTEENIQARIRGNILMAFSNKFGHLVLATGNKSELAVGYCTLYGDMSGGISVLADVPKTMVYELASYINRKQEMIPEEIIEKAPSAELRPDQKDEDSLPPYAVLDKILYYYIDKNMSIKEIAAQGYDQEMVSWVINRVDNNEYKRRQAAPGLKLTSKAFGMGRRMPVAAQLN, from the coding sequence ATGAAGATATGTTTAGCACAAATTAATCCAACTGTTGGTGATATAGATAATAATCTTAAAAAGATTAAAGGATCTATTAAAAAGGCCGGTGATGGGGTTGATCTAATTGTTTTTCCTGAAATGGTCCTTTCTGGTTATCCCCCCAGGGACCTCCTTCATAAAAAGCAGTTAATTTTCAAGGTGAATAGTGCAGTTGAAGAACTAATAGATTTTTCAAGGGATTATCCTCAGCTGGGTATTATAATTGGTGCCCCGGTTGAGACGGGGAAAAAGGCTGGTAAGGGTTTATATAATTCAGGCTTATTGATTTCTAATGGTAGCTTACTTTTTAAACAGCACAAATCGCTCCTGCCTACATATGATGTCTTTGACGAAACCAGGTATTTTGACCCTGCTGAAGAGATAGCTACGTATTTGTTTAAAGGGGAAAGACTTGGCATTACTATTTGTGAGGATATCTGGAATGACCCTGATCTCTGGGAAAATAGACACTATGACCTGGACCCAGTAGACATACTGGTTAATAAAGGGGCCTCAATAATAATTAATATCTCTGCATCCCCCTTTCAGTATGATAAAGATGAGATCAGGACCAATATATTAAAAAACTATGTAAATAAATATGAGATTCCCTTTGTTTATTTAAATCAGGTAGGGGGAAATGATGAACTGATTTTTGATGGACAGAGTATGATTATAAATAAAAATGGTGAGATGCTGGGTAAGTTAAAGGCCTTTGCTGATGATTTATTAAGTATTGAATTATCCAGGGATATAGAGCAAGTAGACAGGCCTTATACTATTCAAAAAAAGCAAGATGATAAAATAGCAAGTGTAGAGCAGGCTTTAGTTTTGGGCATAAAAGACTATTTTCAAAAATGTGGTTTTAAAAAAGCGGTAATTGGTTTATCAGGGGGTATTGATTCAGCTGTGACCCTCTGTCTGGCTGCTGAGGCCCTTGGAGCGGATAATATTTTGGCAGTATCTATGCCTGGGCCCTATTCATCAGAGGGGAGTGTCATAGACTCCAGGGAACTGGCCGGTAACCTGGGGGTTGATTTTAAAGTAATATCTATTAAGGATATTTTTGAATCATATAAAAATACCCTGAGCGGCTATTTTGCTGATCTCCCTGAAGATGTGACAGAGGAAAATATTCAGGCCAGAATAAGGGGTAATATTTTGATGGCTTTTTCTAATAAATTTGGACATCTGGTACTGGCTACAGGTAATAAGAGTGAGCTGGCTGTTGGGTATTGCACACTTTATGGTGATATGAGTGGTGGGATAAGTGTCCTGGCAGATGTCCCCAAGACAATGGTTTATGAACTGGCCAGTTATATAAACAGAAAACAAGAGATGATTCCAGAAGAGATTATTGAAAAAGCACCTTCAGCAGAATTAAGACCTGACCAGAAGGATGAGGATTCACTTCCTCCTTATGCAGTGCTGGATAAAATACTATATTATTATATAGATAAAAATATGTCTATTAAGGAAATAGCAGCCCAGGGATATGACCAGGAAATGGTTAGTTGGGTAATTAATAGGGTAGATAATAATGAATATAAGAGGCGGCAGGCTGCCCCTGGTCTTAAACTGACAAGTAAGGCCTTTGGAATGGGCAGGAGAATGCCTGTTGCTGCCCAGCTTAATTAG
- a CDS encoding sensor domain-containing diguanylate cyclase yields MKGLLITQGLIIIALGFYLIIIKRKLRENLQSNKQDYETIFNNTQDAIFLIDVVGDSFKYRRLNPVHEELSGFSSEKIKGKGPQDLFNKPLAKRLIANYQRCKKEKRTINYTEKIVLAAGEKTWHTKLSPVLNSQDEVVQIIGSLRDITRNNEIEKSLKESQRKYKQLFDEAPIGLIKCDRDGNLLNVNKRLLSILGSPGKGMTMRLNVLELVGIEKFKKGIERSVQENKVISGEDKYQSYWGKKLWIEYIIKPLVDSNNEVREIIVSFSDITRRKKYEKEMKYLSFHDQLTGLYNRRYFENELERLNQSRKSPISIIVADLDGLKSINDNYGHKKGDNYIKSAGTIIKSISRAEDVLARIGGDEFAVILPDAASRVACDFCNRIGEECEKYNQQKGLNPPVNISAGYGVKSSPDDDLEKIFIKADKDMYQIKRKKYCF; encoded by the coding sequence ATGAAGGGATTATTAATAACCCAGGGTTTAATAATTATTGCCCTGGGGTTTTATTTAATAATAATTAAAAGGAAACTCAGGGAAAACTTACAATCAAACAAACAGGATTATGAAACTATTTTTAATAATACCCAGGATGCTATCTTTTTAATTGATGTTGTAGGGGATAGTTTTAAATATAGGAGATTAAATCCTGTTCACGAAGAACTAAGCGGTTTTTCTTCAGAAAAAATAAAGGGTAAGGGACCGCAAGATCTTTTTAATAAACCTCTGGCTAAAAGGTTAATAGCTAATTATCAGAGGTGTAAAAAGGAAAAAAGGACTATAAATTATACTGAAAAGATAGTTCTTGCAGCAGGAGAGAAGACCTGGCATACTAAACTAAGTCCTGTTTTAAATAGTCAAGATGAGGTTGTTCAAATCATTGGTTCACTACGAGATATTACAAGAAATAACGAAATAGAAAAATCTTTAAAAGAAAGTCAAAGGAAGTATAAACAATTATTTGATGAAGCACCAATAGGATTAATTAAATGTGATAGAGATGGAAATCTCCTGAATGTTAATAAAAGACTGCTTAGTATTCTAGGATCTCCAGGCAAAGGGATGACTATGCGTCTTAATGTGCTGGAATTGGTGGGGATAGAAAAATTCAAAAAGGGAATTGAACGTTCTGTTCAGGAAAATAAAGTTATTAGTGGTGAAGATAAATATCAAAGTTACTGGGGTAAAAAACTCTGGATTGAGTATATCATTAAACCACTGGTTGACAGTAATAATGAAGTTAGAGAAATTATTGTTTCCTTTAGTGATATTACCAGGAGAAAGAAATATGAAAAAGAGATGAAATATTTATCTTTTCATGACCAGCTGACAGGGCTTTATAACCGTAGATATTTTGAAAATGAACTTGAACGCTTAAATCAATCACGCAAATCACCTATCAGTATAATTGTTGCTGATTTGGATGGTCTAAAATCTATCAACGATAATTATGGACATAAAAAAGGAGATAATTATATAAAATCAGCTGGTACAATTATCAAATCTATTTCTAGGGCTGAAGATGTTTTGGCAAGGATAGGTGGGGATGAGTTTGCGGTGATATTGCCAGATGCTGCCTCTCGGGTTGCTTGTGATTTCTGCAATCGTATCGGGGAGGAATGTGAGAAATATAATCAGCAGAAAGGTCTAAATCCTCCCGTTAATATTTCTGCTGGGTATGGAGTAAAAAGTAGTCCAGATGATGATTTAGAAAAAATCTTTATTAAAGCAGATAAAGATATGTATCAAATAAAAAGAAAGAAATATTGTTTTTGA
- a CDS encoding LacI family DNA-binding transcriptional regulator has product MDKRITIKDIAEKADVSISTVHCALAQKPGVSEQTRLRIQKIAKECGYRPNVVASSLKRKTIRIAAAFPGPTEDNRFYFTYVWEGVRDYMRTMSDFNVELFEVQYYDGPNTQADELNDLLQHTEVSGLLTLGHMGIYGEMSIQRFVEKDIPVVLINTDLPKSGRLCCVQPNYQIIGRTLAELITRQIPKNRSILLCAGDASIPAHYLIAQGFDAYLEEKGLNNPVYKIHSNKSKEEHYKRIVRELRREEVAACCSVNARSSVMLGKALVETGRDGQMTAVGSDLFEENFKYLREGVFTQLLQKNPYLQAYLAAKYLLEYVLRDVRPPMDTVYVGSEIVFQSSMPMYENGAYKLLF; this is encoded by the coding sequence TTGGATAAACGTATTACTATCAAAGACATAGCTGAAAAGGCTGATGTGTCCATTAGTACAGTGCACTGTGCTTTGGCTCAGAAGCCGGGAGTGAGTGAGCAAACACGTTTGCGTATTCAAAAAATTGCCAAAGAGTGTGGTTATCGACCGAATGTAGTTGCATCATCACTTAAACGTAAAACCATTCGTATCGCAGCAGCGTTTCCGGGTCCAACTGAAGATAATCGATTTTACTTTACTTATGTATGGGAAGGTGTACGTGATTACATGCGTACAATGAGTGACTTCAATGTTGAATTGTTTGAGGTACAGTACTATGATGGTCCCAACACCCAAGCTGATGAACTTAATGATCTGTTGCAGCATACTGAAGTGAGTGGGTTATTGACACTAGGTCATATGGGTATTTATGGGGAGATGTCTATTCAGCGTTTTGTTGAAAAGGATATTCCTGTTGTTCTTATTAATACGGATCTCCCGAAATCCGGTAGGTTGTGTTGTGTGCAGCCTAACTATCAAATTATCGGGCGCACACTGGCAGAGTTGATTACTCGTCAAATACCGAAGAATAGAAGCATCTTGCTTTGTGCTGGTGATGCGTCAATTCCAGCCCACTATCTAATAGCCCAGGGATTTGATGCTTACCTGGAAGAAAAAGGGCTCAACAACCCTGTATACAAGATTCACAGCAATAAAAGCAAGGAAGAACATTATAAGCGTATTGTGCGAGAATTGCGGCGGGAGGAAGTGGCCGCGTGTTGCAGTGTAAATGCCCGCAGTAGTGTGATGCTGGGAAAAGCGCTGGTTGAAACGGGTAGGGATGGTCAGATGACAGCAGTAGGTAGTGACTTATTTGAAGAGAACTTCAAATATTTACGCGAAGGTGTTTTTACTCAACTCTTACAAAAAAACCCCTATTTACAGGCATATTTAGCAGCAAAGTATTTACTAGAATATGTCTTGCGGGATGTACGTCCGCCTATGGATACTGTCTATGTAGGTAGTGAAATTGTTTTCCAAAGCAGTATGCCAATGTATGAAAACGGAGCCTACAAGTTGTTATTTTAG
- a CDS encoding TRAP transporter substrate-binding protein, producing MKKVLSLFIVVLMFATVLSVQVFAKDKPSYTFRYAELNPDGHIMDECGDYFAKLVSEKSNGRITIKVFPAGQLGDEKTVYQTLQMGGVIDICRGNTNSLGDFGVKKLTLFGLPFVFRDREHLWDVLNSEIGEEFLREPQEIGTGMVGLFYLDEGSRHFFTAEDIVIDSVDDFEGLKLRVPTTELMTETVGALGVQSTPISFSELYSSLQTGVVDGAEQPFSGYYSNKFYEVAPNYILTGHTYSPSIVLMSEASWNKLDAEDRALIMEAAKETEEWNRQNIERLDKELLEKIKAAGVNVIEVPDKTPYIEATKDVVLKYIAGYEKYYEAIQAK from the coding sequence ATGAAAAAAGTATTGTCTTTATTTATTGTAGTGTTAATGTTCGCAACTGTATTGTCGGTGCAGGTCTTTGCCAAAGATAAACCTTCATATACCTTTAGATATGCAGAATTAAACCCAGATGGTCATATTATGGATGAATGTGGGGATTATTTTGCTAAACTTGTCTCCGAAAAATCTAATGGACGTATTACCATTAAAGTTTTTCCAGCTGGTCAATTAGGTGATGAAAAAACCGTCTATCAAACCTTACAAATGGGTGGGGTAATTGATATTTGTCGTGGAAATACCAATTCCCTTGGTGATTTTGGAGTTAAAAAGCTGACACTGTTTGGATTACCTTTTGTTTTCCGTGACCGTGAACACCTTTGGGATGTGTTGAATAGTGAGATCGGAGAGGAATTTTTACGTGAACCACAGGAGATAGGTACTGGTATGGTAGGGCTCTTTTATCTTGATGAAGGTAGTCGACACTTCTTTACAGCAGAAGATATTGTGATTGATAGTGTTGATGACTTTGAAGGTCTTAAATTACGTGTGCCTACAACAGAGCTGATGACTGAGACTGTAGGTGCTTTAGGTGTTCAGTCAACACCTATCAGTTTCTCTGAACTTTATTCTTCACTGCAAACTGGTGTAGTAGATGGTGCGGAACAACCCTTCTCAGGTTATTATTCAAATAAATTTTATGAAGTTGCCCCAAATTATATTTTAACAGGGCATACCTATAGTCCTTCTATCGTTCTCATGAGTGAGGCTTCATGGAACAAACTTGATGCAGAGGATCGGGCTCTGATTATGGAAGCTGCTAAAGAGACTGAGGAATGGAACCGTCAAAACATAGAGCGCCTGGATAAAGAGCTTTTAGAAAAAATCAAAGCTGCAGGTGTTAATGTTATAGAAGTACCAGATAAGACTCCATATATTGAAGCAACCAAAGATGTTGTATTAAAGTATATTGCTGGTTATGAAAAATATTATGAGGCTATTCAGGCAAAATAA
- a CDS encoding TRAP transporter small permease, which yields MKWVNKFFDGVYCFFMTSCKLSFIAMVIITAYVVFNRFVIKNSLVWGEPIVLMCMVYMSLVSAALAIRSDTHIRMSMLDFIASEKFVSVVSAMAQVFIFAFGLFMIVYGWQFSLLAGRNVITGVGIKSMWLYLTCPFAGVAICLMEIERFINFFDRRRRGVTLHSITVADEAEMLVEDAAEQIRGMEED from the coding sequence ATGAAATGGGTTAATAAGTTTTTTGATGGTGTATACTGCTTTTTTATGACCTCATGTAAGTTGTCATTTATAGCTATGGTAATCATTACTGCCTATGTTGTATTCAATAGATTTGTTATTAAAAATAGTCTTGTATGGGGTGAGCCGATTGTTCTGATGTGCATGGTATATATGTCTCTTGTCAGTGCTGCACTTGCCATACGCAGTGATACACATATCCGTATGTCTATGCTTGACTTTATTGCCTCTGAAAAATTTGTCTCTGTAGTGTCTGCTATGGCGCAGGTGTTTATTTTTGCTTTTGGTTTGTTTATGATTGTATATGGATGGCAGTTTTCCCTGCTAGCAGGGAGAAATGTTATCACCGGTGTAGGGATTAAATCAATGTGGTTATATCTTACTTGTCCTTTTGCGGGTGTTGCCATATGTTTGATGGAAATTGAGAGGTTTATTAATTTCTTTGACCGTCGTAGAAGAGGTGTAACACTCCATAGTATTACTGTAGCAGATGAAGCTGAAATGTTGGTAGAAGATGCTGCAGAGCAAATCCGTGGAATGGAGGAAGATTAG